GGTGAACAACACCCGGTGAGGGTTGTCGATAAAATAGCGCTGGATGCGATTTTCAAAAAACGGCTCGCGTGTCATCGCCTCCCGGATCCGGTCCAGGTCGGCATCGAACTGAAAGGCGCGCACCGGGTCGCCGCCGTGGAACCAGCAGCCGGAAAAAAACAGCATCAACTTCAAACCATACGGTTACGGGGTGTTGGTGATCTCCTTGCGGTGAAATTCCAGCTGATGGATGGCGGCTTCGATCAGGTCGCGATCGACCCCGTCGCGCACCAGGCCCTGAAGGACCCCCTCGATGATGGCGGCCACCGGCTCGGCGTCCGTCTGGCGAACGTCCTTGAGGCCCGCGGCGAACATCGTGTCGCGATGGTCCGACACGAAACCGGCGGTGTCGCAGAGCGCCGTCCCGAGTCCGGAGTCGATCAGCGCCTTGCGCATCGGGGAGGCGCTGTTGCCCATCAGGATCTGCTCGAGAAGGGTCAGGACCAGCACCTCGAAGGTGTTCTGGATATCGGCCGTCAGCCAGGCCAGGCAGGCCTGGTACTTTTTGGCCGGATCTTCGCCCTTGTCGAAGGGATAGGGATAGGTGACCATCCGGGGGGCCGGCCAGCGGGGCTGGGATTTGACCTCGGTCCGGGGGTCGATGCGGTTGAAGTGGGTCAGCACCTTGCTCTCGATGAAGGCCAGATGCTCGACCAGCGGCAGGTTGCCGTAGGTGTAGAAAAAGGCGTTGCTGGGGTGATAGTGCCGCCGATGGAAGGCCACCAATTGGGCGTGGGTCAGCTGGGGAATCACGGCCGGGTCCCCACCGGAATTGTGGCTGTAAGTGGTATCCGGATAGAG
Above is a window of Desulfobacteraceae bacterium DNA encoding:
- a CDS encoding insulinase family protein, producing the protein MPAIQPDKQKELKPGDRISGYSVKRVENLGEIRSVFIELEHERTGARHVHIQNDDRENTFSVAFKTVPVDSTGVAHILEHTVLCGSRKYPVRDPFFSMLKRSLSTFMNAFTASDWTMYPFSTQNRKDYYNLMDVYLDATFYPKLEELNFKQEGIRLEPEPAADAGQPPQLVYKGVVYNEMKGAMSSPDQVMARSLLNALYPDTTYSHNSGGDPAVIPQLTHAQLVAFHRRHYHPSNAFFYTYGNLPLVEHLAFIESKVLTHFNRIDPRTEVKSQPRWPAPRMVTYPYPFDKGEDPAKKYQACLAWLTADIQNTFEVLVLTLLEQILMGNSASPMRKALIDSGLGTALCDTAGFVSDHRDTMFAAGLKDVRQTDAEPVAAIIEGVLQGLVRDGVDRDLIEAAIHQLEFHRKEITNTP